TTTTAGGGAtcatagatagataggtagGTAGAAATACTTTAGTATTGGGATTCTGTACACTGCTCGTGAGCAGGGGAAGTAAAATAAGCATTAGACTAAATCTATACTCTTTTAGTCTATGCTTTTTTCATTGGAGAGATATGGTACTACATACGgatgtgtatgtgggtgtgtaaactatatatgtgtatgtgtgtttatctatacatatacatatgtatagGAATGTATGTTGTTTTggatcaaaaacaaatcaaaaatggACTGCTAAATAGAAAACTGTGTAACACATGGAGATAAAAATGGTTGTGCAAGGACTTCCACAGAATGTCtttttgattgttgtttttgGATTTGAGTGCCTACATATCATTCTGTCATGGACCCATGTGACAATGAGGGGAGGGCCTGTGGGtccaaacagagaaaaggagtTCAGTACAAGAATGTGACCATGGATGGAAAAAAGTGTGTGGGTAAGCACAGTTTGAAGTGGCAAAAGCTGGCCTGAAAATAAGGTAAGAAAGTTATTACTTATCCAATTACTActagctgttttttttgtttttttttaaaggttaagACTGGCAgtgttttatctttatattatcagaaatgtctgtaaaaagaccaaaaaagattaaagtaaacagagtaaaacagagtaaaatCATTAAAGTAAACAGGATCCACAGCCTGTTCATCTGTGCTGTAGACTTTCAACACCATTCACAAACCGATAGACACATAAAAGTGGCCACATGTTGTTACTCCATGTGATAAACTGATTTGTTGTAGTGTAATTATTCCTCTCACTAATATCAAACCAGAATCAACAGGGAAGCATCCCTAATCTCTTTCAAGTGTGTTTATTATCTCAGGCATAAAAGGCTTCATCGCCAGTAACTTGAAATTTGATCCTAAACGacttgtgattttaaaaaatgatggtTCTACGTGTGTTGCTCAGATTTAAGATCAGCCCTTAGAAACTTTGCTCATGTCTTTTAGTGTCAAACTCTACACATTTATGTGATGGCCAAACATTCAAAGGACAATAAGCAAAGCTTTTTTTGAATGGAAGGGGACTTGAATGCACTGCTTCAAACTATCAATGTTATAATTCAAATCAATTCACTCTAATTTACCACACAGCTCTGTAAGATAGAATGACAGATTGTTTCTCTAAGATGAAGAGCGAAATTAAAGCTGATGTTAAAGTGCAACACTAAATATTACTTCTAAGCAATcacatacaaaaaaaagtgACTGCAGTGACTGAAAGCTGACGTCGTAACTGTCGTATTATTCAGCTTCACATCTATGacactgtgtatgtttgtccATGCAGTATTTAACAgtataaagtgtttttgtggaaTTTTTAATGGGAGAatcaagaaaaatatttgtagAGCACTAAAAACAGACTGCAaatcactcctatgggcaatttagagtcaccaatcaacctgacatacatgtttttggactgtgggaggaaaccagagtacctggagaaaacccacacaagcacagggagaacatgcaaactccacacagaaaggcccctgctgggttttgaacctgGAACCTACatactgtgaggcaacagtgctaacgaCTCATGCTGGTATATTCAGTGTTACATCATGAAGTTCAGTGAACTCATTTCTCATCCATTGTCgcatttgaatgaaaaataatttctttttttctttgtggtgaGTTTACCACTATTATGTTCAAGATTATCACTACATTTAGCCTGCTATCTGCATTATAGACAAAAAACAGTCAACACATGTTTATGAATATGGAACCATCATGGTTTCATTAAGTTTAGGAACAAAaaccacagtaaaaacaatTATCTTTACTTAAATTTCTTATGCCAGTTGGTGATGGTACTAAACTGTTAAATGAAAAGGCAGGTGTTACATTCTTTGACTGCCTGACGAGGCAAATGCTAAAATTTAAAGAATAGAATTCAATACCTTCATGTCCACCTATAAACATCTAAATTGTTGTTATATGCCTTTAATGTAATGAATTCTCTGCAGGTTTATACACTCTAAATGAATGAATCTCAGTGTGTAATTCtttgtcatttatatttttaatattctttgcgttacaggtaaaaaaaaaaaaatctctgaatGTAATCAGACAGTATTGCGAAGTGCCAAAATGAACATAACAGAAGTCTATGAGGGAATAACGTCTAATGTCTCTGAAAATGAAAGCATGGCATTACTGAAGAACTCCCCTTTAAACGGACCCATCAACATCTTCACCATTGTCATCCTCTTTATCACCATGATATCCATTGGCTGTACAATGGAGATTTCCAAAATTAAGGCTCATCTCTTCAAGCCAAAGGGAGTGGCAATTGCACTGTTGGCACAGTTCGGGATCATGCCCCTCACTGCTTTCTGCCTAGCCAAAATCCTAAGGTTGGATTCCATCAAGGCTGTGACTGTGCTCATCTGTGGCTGCTGTCCAGGTGGAAGCCTATCAAACATTTTTTCCCTAGCCTTGAAGGGTGACATGAACCTCAGGTAAATCCTTGTTGATGTACTCTTTCCTGTTTGGCTGGAAGATGCCTACAATTATTTACTTGCTGTGTCAGCACAATTTACTGCTGAATCACAGATGGTCAATAAACAGAAACCTACAAAGCAAGACCGTTCTTGTACATGTATTGTTTATTTCCTTTAAGTCAGTTCAGTATAATATTGTTCTCTGTGTCCTACCCTCCCAGCATCATAATGACCACGTTCTCGAACATCGCAGCCCTCGTCCTGATGCCTTTGCTGCTCTATATCCTTTGCCGAGGTTTCCCTGGTTTGGAAAATGCTATACCATACGTCGGCATCATCATTGCTCTTGCATTAGTCCTGGTGCCTTGTGGGATTGGCATCACTATTAACCACTATAAACCACAATACACACCACCCATCAAAAAAGTGAGACTCGCACACACATAATCTGTTAATGACAggccttttttaaaattcaaggTTCCCTCTATTGAGACGATGCGTCAACATCCACAACACCCTAAAACTGAAGCAGCCAATTCAACTGTCATTAGTTTCATTCTTttgatttgtgcttttattatttGGACAAATCAAAATCTCCTGTGGAAAAGGCCTAAAGGACAAAAAGTGATCCAATAGTTTACCAAAACTATTCATCACATGACATGGGCTGTGATTTGTGGTCACATTAAATAGATGAGACTCTGATGCCTCCAGACAATGTTTGAAAatagagaaatgtttttatatccAGATTCATGTaatacttaaaaatgttttcacccAAACTGTCCATCTTGACAGATCGGCCTCAGCATTCTGATCATCTCCGGCATTATAGTTTTCACCCTGTCTGGCATTATAGTCAAAGATGTACTATGGATGATCCTAACAGCTGATATTCTGGTCGTGGCTGCACTGATGCCACTGATCGGCTTTATCCTGGGATATGTCATGTCTGTCATATGCAGATTCAATTCTCAGTAAGTGAACATACACTAAATATACATAATTGTCTCCCAGTtactacattttaaatgtatgcaGCGGACAAATGGACTAAGTCTTGTGGTATAATTAGTGTGCTTCTACTATTTTTATCTAACAGGAAAATATGCAATACATTCACagttttaagtatttttaagtattttttttttgtttttcaggtctGAGTATGTTCCCCCTTTTCTTTTTGACAGAATTGTATATATTACTCCTTTTTGACTTATGACCATGCAAAATGAGACAATGCATATTATTCACAGGCTCTGGGTGTAGTGTAGATGTGATTTGTGAGCAGTTCTAATAATTTTGCATTTGTGGGTTTATTTAAG
The nucleotide sequence above comes from Mastacembelus armatus chromosome 22, fMasArm1.2, whole genome shotgun sequence. Encoded proteins:
- the LOC113130323 gene encoding sodium/bile acid cotransporter-like — protein: MNITEVYEGITSNVSENESMALLKNSPLNGPINIFTIVILFITMISIGCTMEISKIKAHLFKPKGVAIALLAQFGIMPLTAFCLAKILRLDSIKAVTVLICGCCPGGSLSNIFSLALKGDMNLSIIMTTFSNIAALVLMPLLLYILCRGFPGLENAIPYVGIIIALALVLVPCGIGITINHYKPQYTPPIKKIGLSILIISGIIVFTLSGIIVKDVLWMILTADILVVAALMPLIGFILGYVMSVICRFNSQCSRTISMETGCQNIQLCTTILKVVFTPQVIGHLFLFPLVYITFQCAEALFLVLCFRCYQTFKAQADETGIYHG